A DNA window from Mycolicibacter hiberniae contains the following coding sequences:
- a CDS encoding RecQ family ATP-dependent DNA helicase codes for MTTRPQAQAILEQLAGPQARLRDDQWIAIEALVVARRRALVVQRTGWGKSAVYFIAAKLLRASGHGPTVIVSPLLALMRNQVAAAERAGVHAATINSSNVTEWADVQRRVAAGDLDVLLVSPERLNNPDFRDEVLPALAAKAGLVVVDEAHCVSDWGHDFRPDYRRIRTLIAELGADIPVLATTATANDRVVADVAGQLGVGGSDTLVLRGGLDRESLRMSVVTAGGPAQRAAWIGAHLEKLPGSGIVYTLTVAQAHDVAADLRAQGFAVAAYTGSTDSADREQLEADLLANRVKALIATSALGMGFDKPDLGFVVHLGAPSSPIAYYQQVGRAGRATASAEVILLPGTEDQDIWHYFASLAFPAESLVRKVIGELSPDQPLSTPALEARVDLNRSRLEMVLKVLDVDGAVRRVKGGWLGTGAQWTYDEQRYRKLEELRRAEQQAMLDYQATGDCRMSFLRAQLNDPQLQAGERCGRCDNCAGPRFDGEVDATAAAATRERLMRPGVEITPRRQWPSGLAQLGVDLSGRITDGPQPGRVIGRLTDLGWGVRLRRLLDEPDREVPDDVVRAAVNVLAGWEWQQRPTAVMALDSTTHPVLIGSLADRLAELGRLVRLDTLRYAPGRRATAAANSAYRVAALQGCWQPPAPLPAGVGPVLLIDDVTDTGWTLTMAARVVRAAGAPQVLPFALASVN; via the coding sequence ATGACGACACGGCCGCAGGCCCAGGCGATTCTGGAACAGCTGGCCGGACCGCAGGCGCGGCTGCGCGACGACCAGTGGATCGCGATTGAGGCGCTGGTGGTGGCTCGCCGCCGCGCGCTGGTGGTGCAGCGAACCGGCTGGGGCAAGTCGGCGGTGTATTTCATCGCCGCGAAGCTGTTGCGGGCCAGCGGCCACGGTCCGACGGTGATCGTGTCGCCATTGCTGGCGCTGATGCGCAACCAGGTCGCGGCAGCGGAGCGTGCCGGTGTGCATGCGGCCACCATCAACTCCTCGAACGTCACCGAATGGGCAGACGTGCAACGCCGGGTGGCCGCCGGTGATCTCGACGTGTTGCTGGTCAGCCCGGAGCGGCTCAACAATCCGGACTTCCGCGATGAAGTGTTACCGGCGCTGGCCGCTAAGGCCGGGCTGGTCGTGGTCGACGAGGCGCACTGCGTGTCGGACTGGGGCCACGACTTCCGGCCGGACTACCGGCGTATCCGCACGCTGATCGCCGAGCTCGGCGCCGACATCCCGGTGCTGGCGACCACGGCGACCGCCAACGACCGGGTGGTCGCCGACGTCGCGGGCCAGCTCGGGGTTGGCGGCAGCGACACGCTGGTGCTGCGTGGCGGCCTGGACCGCGAGTCGCTTCGGATGTCGGTGGTGACCGCCGGTGGACCGGCGCAGCGCGCCGCCTGGATCGGCGCTCACCTGGAGAAGCTGCCCGGATCCGGGATCGTCTACACGCTCACTGTGGCCCAAGCCCACGACGTGGCCGCCGACCTGCGCGCTCAGGGGTTCGCGGTGGCCGCCTACACCGGCTCGACCGACTCGGCCGATCGCGAGCAGCTCGAGGCCGATCTGCTGGCCAACCGGGTCAAAGCGCTGATCGCCACCTCGGCGCTGGGCATGGGATTCGACAAGCCCGACCTGGGTTTCGTGGTCCACCTGGGTGCACCGTCCTCGCCGATCGCCTACTACCAGCAGGTCGGTCGTGCCGGGCGCGCCACCGCCAGCGCCGAGGTGATCCTGTTGCCCGGCACCGAGGACCAAGACATCTGGCACTATTTCGCGTCGCTGGCCTTCCCCGCGGAGTCCTTGGTGCGCAAGGTGATCGGTGAACTGTCGCCCGATCAGCCGCTCTCGACCCCGGCGCTGGAAGCGCGGGTCGACCTGAACCGGTCGCGGTTGGAGATGGTGCTCAAGGTCCTCGATGTCGACGGCGCAGTGCGCCGAGTCAAGGGTGGCTGGCTGGGCACCGGCGCGCAGTGGACCTACGACGAGCAGCGCTACCGCAAGCTCGAGGAACTGCGCCGGGCAGAGCAGCAGGCGATGCTGGACTACCAGGCCACGGGCGACTGCCGCATGAGTTTCCTGCGTGCCCAACTGAACGACCCGCAGCTGCAGGCGGGGGAGCGTTGCGGGCGCTGCGACAACTGCGCCGGGCCGCGGTTTGACGGCGAAGTGGACGCCACCGCCGCCGCCGCCACCCGTGAACGGTTGATGCGCCCCGGAGTGGAGATCACGCCGCGGCGGCAGTGGCCGTCGGGACTGGCGCAGCTCGGGGTGGACTTGTCGGGCCGGATCACCGACGGACCGCAACCCGGCCGGGTGATCGGCCGGCTCACCGACTTGGGGTGGGGCGTGCGGCTGCGTCGCCTGCTCGACGAGCCGGACCGCGAGGTTCCCGACGACGTGGTGCGCGCGGCTGTGAACGTGTTGGCCGGCTGGGAGTGGCAGCAACGGCCCACCGCGGTGATGGCACTGGATTCGACGACCCACCCGGTGCTGATCGGTTCGCTCGCCGACCGGCTGGCCGAGCTCGGTCGCCTGGTGCGCCTGGACACCCTGCGGTATGCGCCCGGCCGGCGCGCGACGGCGGCGGCCAATTCGGCTTACCGGGTCGCCGCGCTGCAGGGGTGCTGGCAGCCGCCGGCGCCGCTTCCCGCCGGCGTCGGTCCGGTGCTGTTGATCGACGACGTGACCGACACCGGCTGGACGCTGACCATGGCGGCCCGCGTGGTGCGCGCGGCCGGAGCGCCGCAGGTCTTGCCGTTCGCCCTGGCCAGCGTGAACTAG
- the dmpG gene encoding 4-hydroxy-2-oxovalerate aldolase yields MSDHIFDVRITDTSLRDGSHHKRHQFTPAEVAAIVAAIDAAGVPVIEVTHGDGLGGSSFNYGFSKTPDQELIKLAAQTAKDAKIAFLMLPGVATKEDMKQAQGNGGQICRIATHCTEADVSIQHFGLARELGLETVGFLMMAHTVSPEKLAAQARIMADAGCQCVYVVDSAGALVMEGVRDRVAALVAELGDDAQVGFHGHENLGLGVANSLEAVRAGAKQIDGSVRRFGAGAGNAPVEALIGVFDKVGIKTGIDFFDIADAAEEVVRPAMPAECVLDRNALIMGYSGVYSSFLKHAVRQGERYGVPAHELLHRAGQRKLIGGQEDQLIDIALEIQRERAAK; encoded by the coding sequence ATGTCTGATCACATTTTTGATGTGCGGATCACCGACACCTCGCTGCGCGACGGTTCGCACCACAAGCGTCACCAGTTCACGCCTGCGGAGGTCGCGGCGATCGTGGCGGCGATCGACGCCGCCGGGGTGCCGGTCATCGAGGTGACCCACGGTGACGGCCTGGGCGGATCGAGCTTCAATTACGGGTTCTCCAAGACGCCCGACCAGGAGCTGATCAAGCTCGCGGCGCAGACCGCCAAGGACGCCAAGATCGCCTTCCTGATGCTGCCCGGCGTGGCCACCAAGGAAGACATGAAGCAGGCGCAGGGCAACGGCGGACAGATCTGCCGGATCGCTACCCACTGCACCGAGGCCGATGTCTCCATTCAGCATTTCGGCCTGGCTCGGGAGCTGGGTCTGGAGACCGTCGGGTTTTTGATGATGGCTCACACCGTCTCCCCGGAGAAGCTGGCCGCCCAGGCCCGCATCATGGCTGACGCCGGCTGCCAGTGCGTGTACGTGGTGGATTCGGCCGGTGCGCTGGTGATGGAGGGTGTTCGCGATCGGGTGGCCGCGTTGGTCGCCGAGCTCGGTGATGACGCCCAGGTGGGTTTCCATGGCCACGAGAACCTGGGGCTGGGCGTTGCCAACTCGCTGGAGGCGGTGCGTGCCGGCGCCAAGCAGATCGACGGCTCGGTGCGCCGCTTCGGTGCGGGCGCGGGTAACGCCCCGGTGGAGGCGTTGATCGGGGTGTTCGACAAGGTCGGGATCAAGACCGGAATCGATTTCTTCGACATCGCTGATGCCGCAGAGGAAGTGGTGCGCCCGGCGATGCCGGCCGAGTGCGTGCTGGACCGCAACGCACTGATCATGGGCTACTCCGGGGTGTACTCCAGCTTCCTCAAGCACGCGGTGCGTCAAGGTGAGCGTTACGGCGTGCCGGCGCATGAGCTGCTGCACCGGGCCGGGCAGCGCAAGCTGATCGGTGGCCAGGAGGACCAGCTCATCGACATCGCCCTGGAGATCCAGCGGGAGCGGGCCGCGAAATAA
- a CDS encoding acetaldehyde dehydrogenase (acetylating), translated as MAAKASVAIVGSGNISTDLLYKLLRSQWLEPRWMIGIDPESEGLARARKLGLETSAQGADWLLALDEKPDFVFEATSAYVHKAYAPKYEAAGIRAIDLTPAAVGPAVIPPANLHEHVDAPNVNMITCGGQATIPIVYAVTRAVKEQGGTVPYAEIVASVASVSAGPGTRANIDEFTKTTSRGVETIGGAQRGKAIIILNPADPPMIMRDTIFCQIPEDADRDAITASIKDVVAQVQTYVPGYRLLNEPQFDEPSLNSGGRAVVTTFVEVEGAGDYLPPYAGNLDIMTAAATKVGEEIAREMAAARLEERNRYV; from the coding sequence ATGGCTGCTAAGGCCTCAGTTGCGATCGTCGGGTCGGGCAATATCAGTACCGACCTGTTGTACAAGTTGCTGCGTTCGCAGTGGCTGGAGCCGCGTTGGATGATCGGCATCGACCCCGAGTCTGAGGGTTTGGCGCGGGCGCGCAAGCTCGGCCTGGAGACCTCGGCGCAGGGGGCGGACTGGCTGTTGGCCCTCGATGAGAAGCCGGACTTCGTGTTCGAGGCCACCAGTGCTTACGTGCATAAGGCGTATGCGCCCAAGTATGAGGCCGCCGGTATCCGGGCCATCGACTTGACGCCGGCGGCGGTGGGTCCGGCGGTGATCCCGCCGGCGAATCTGCATGAGCATGTCGATGCGCCGAACGTCAACATGATCACCTGCGGTGGTCAGGCCACCATTCCGATCGTGTATGCCGTCACGCGTGCGGTCAAAGAGCAGGGCGGCACCGTGCCCTATGCGGAGATCGTGGCCAGTGTCGCGAGCGTGTCGGCTGGGCCGGGGACCCGGGCCAACATCGATGAGTTCACCAAGACCACCTCGCGTGGGGTGGAGACCATCGGTGGTGCGCAGCGCGGCAAGGCGATCATCATCTTGAACCCGGCCGACCCGCCGATGATCATGCGCGACACGATCTTCTGCCAGATCCCCGAGGACGCCGACCGCGACGCGATCACCGCGTCGATCAAGGATGTGGTGGCTCAGGTGCAGACCTATGTGCCCGGTTACCGGTTGCTCAACGAGCCGCAGTTCGATGAGCCGTCGCTGAACTCCGGTGGGCGTGCGGTGGTGACCACGTTCGTCGAGGTCGAGGGCGCCGGCGATTATCTGCCGCCGTATGCGGGCAACTTGGACATCATGACCGCCGCTGCGACCAAGGTCGGCGAAGAGATCGCCCGTGAGATGGCGGCAGCAAGGCTGGAGGAGCGTAATCGCTATGTCTGA